A segment of the Romboutsia sp. 13368 genome:
TTAGATATGAATTCTCTTGCATACCCTTCTTCTATTAACTCTGTAGTTAATGTTGTATCTAATATAACGAATAAGTTATTTTCCATAGATACATTGAATCCTTCTTTAGCAGATATATTTACTAATACGTGCTCTTTATTAAATTCAAAGTTTTCACCATCTATTTCAACTGTGAAAGTTTCTCCAGCTTCTAACTTAGGTACAACTTCATTTGGATTTAACTTATTAAGAGCTCCTGCAAAGAACTTCATTTTAGCACCTAATACTGGTCCTAACACTTTGAAGTTTGGCTTTAAGCTAAAGTTCATGTATTCACCTAAATCTTTAGCAAATACAACTTCTTTAACGTTAAGTTCTTCTTTTATTAAGTCAACTACATCACTTATAGTATTTTCAAACTTTCCATCTACTAATACTTTTTGTATTGGTTGACGTACTTTTATTCTTGTAGCTTCTCTTGATGCTCTACCTAAAGTAACTAAGTTTTTAACTAAATCCATTTTTTCTTCTAATTGTGGATTTATTAATTCTAAGTTAGCCTTTGGATAAGCACTTAAGTGTACTGATACTTCACCAGTTAAGTTTCTGTATATTTCTTCTGATATATAAGGAGCAAATGGAGCTATAAGTCCACAAAGCTCTGTTAATATTTCATAAGTTGTGTTGTATACTGATTTCTTATCTTCTGTCAATTCAGTTGCCCAGAATCTTCTTCTTGAACGTCTGATGTACCAGTTAGATAAATCTTCATTTATGAAATCTTGTACCATTCTTACAGTTTTATTTAATTCAAATATTTCTAAGTTTTCTTCAACTTCTTTCTTTAAGTTATTGAACTTAGATAATATCCATTGATCTAATTCAGGTCTATTTTTGTAATCAACAAAGAAATCTTTTGGATTTACTTCATCTGTATTTGCATATAATGTGAAGAAGTTATATACATTTTTCATAGTTCCTAAGAACTTACTTTGAACTTCTTTTAATCCATCTACGTCAAATCTTGTTGGAGTCCATGGTGGAGATACGTATAATAAGTACCATCTTAAAGCATCTGCTCCATATTGGTCAAATAATTCAAATGGATTAACAGTATTTCCTCTAGACTTACTCATTTTCTTACCTTCTTTATCAAGTACAAGGTCGTTAACTAAAACTCTCTTATATGGAGCTTTACCCATAACGAATGTAGATATAGCAAGTAATGAGTAGAACCATCCTCTAGTTTGGTCTATACCTTCACAGATGAAATCTGCTGGGAATAGTTCTTCGAAGTTTTCTTTATTTTCAAATGGATAGTGATGTTGTGCAAATGGCATAGATCCACTATCAAACCAACAGTCTATAACTTCTGTTACTCTTGTCATCGGCTCTCCGCAGCAATCACATTTTAAATGTATATCATCAACATATGGTCTGTGAAGTTCTACTGTTTCTGGATTTACATCTTCTATAGCTTTTTCAGCTAATTCAGCTCTTGAACCAACTGATTGCTTATGACCACATTCACACTTCCATATATTAAGTGGAGTTCCCCAATATCTACTTCTAGATATTGCCCAGTCATTTAAGTTTTCTAACCAGTTACCAAATCTACCTTCACCAACGAAGTTTGGATACCATTCAACAGTATTATTGTTAGCTATTAATTGGTCTTTTAATCTAGTCATTTCTATATACCAGCTTGGCTTAGCATAGTATACAAGTGGAGTTTGACATCTCCAACAGTGTGGGTAGTTATGAGCTACCTTTTCTTTAGAGAATAATTTATTTTCGTGAGCTAACCATTTTATTATTTCAACATCTACACCTTCCTCCATAACGAATTTACCTTCCCATGGAGTTGTTGTAAATTTACCACTTTCATCAACTGGTTGTAAAACTGGTAAGTTGTATTTTCTACCTAAGTTGTAGTCGTCTTCACCGAATGCTGGTGCAGTATGAACTATACCTGTACCATCTTCAGTTGTAACATAATCACCACAAGTTACATAGAATGCTTTTTCATCAGTTTGAACGAAAGGCATTAATTGCTCGTACTGAACGTGTTCTAAATCTTTACCTTTCATTTGTGCTAATACTTCATAATCTTCACCTAATACTTTGTTAGCTAATGCTTTAGCAACATAGTATACTTCATCATTTTGCTTAACCTTTACATAGTCAACTTCTGGTCCTACTGTTAATGCAACGTTTGATGGTAATGTCCAAGGAGTAGTTGTCCATGCTAAGAAATATTCATTTGCATCAACTCTCTTGAATTTAGCTATTACTGTATTATTTTTAACTTCCTTGTATCCTTGAGCAACTTCGTGTGATGCTAAACCTGTCCCACATCTTGGGCAGTAAGGAAGTATTTTATGACCTTCATATATATATCCTTCTTTATTGAACTTATCTAATATCCACCATACTGACTCTATATAGTTATTATCTAGAGTTATATATGGGTTATCTAAATCTATTTCATAAGCCATTCTTTCAGTCATTTCTCTCCATTGCTTTTCAAAAGAGAATACTGAAGCTCTACATTTCTCATTGAATTTATCTAGTCCATAAGCTTCTATTTGTTGCTTATCTGATAATCCTAATTCCTTTTCTACTTGTATTTCTACTGGTAAACCATGAGTATCCCATCCAGCTTTTCTTTTAACTTGATATCCATTCATAGTTTTATATCTACAAACAGAGTCCTTTAAAGTTCTAGCTATAACGTGGTGTATTCCTGGGTTTCCATTTGCTGTTGGAGGTCCTTCATAGAATACAAAACTCGGATCATTTTGTCCTTTTTCTAAAGTTTTCTCAAGTATGTTTATATCATTCCAATACTGAGAAACTTCTGCTTCTGCTTGTTTTACAGAACTATCTACTAATGACTTAAATTTAGCCATAAAATCACCCTTTCTAAATTATATTTATAATTTTTATCTAATCTTAGTAAACTTAAACAAGATAGTTTTATAAATAATACTATTTTTACATATAAAAAAACTCGTCCCTAAATAAAGGGACGAGTATTAATCGCGTTACCACCCTAATTTAATATATATTAAATTTAATATATATTACACTCTATAGTTTAATTTAACGGCACTAACCGGCACAGCTTAATAAACATATGTCTTTCAGCCTGCAGCTTAGGAGTGATGTTCAACTTTATAAATTTATTGGCTTTCAGCAAATGCCAACTCTCTGTAAAATTATGTAAAGCCTACTGTCTCCGTCATTGCTTTTCAAATAGTATTTTATTTTATAATAAAAAATTTTATAATAATTTTTCTTATTAGTCAATGTTTTTTAAGTAATCTTTTAATCTAAACTCGAAACTGCAGCTTCATTTTCAAAATTATACATTATAGTATTATCAAATCCACTATGGTCTTCGTCTATTTTATAGAATATTTCATCTATACTCTTTATTTCATCTTCTAATAATGATTTGAATTTATTTCTAAATACCTTAAATTCTTTAACCATTGAATGATATTCTCTTCTTATTTCTATAACTTCATTGTTAGCTTGTTCTATAATTTGTCTTGCTTTTAAATCTGCTTCTTCAACTATAATTTTAGATTTTTTGTTAGCTGCACTACAAGTATCTTCTGCCGCTCTTTGAGCAGTTATCAAAGTAGCATTTAATGTTTCTTCTATATTTTCATATTTATTAATTTGCTCTTGATATAACTTTATTTTTTCTTTTAAATCTGCATTTTCTCTATATAATTGTTCGTAGTCTTCTTTTACTAAGTCTAGAAATTCATCTACTTCATCTTCTCTATATCCTCTTAAGCCTTTTTTAAATTCTTTATTTTCTATTTCAATTGGAGCTATCATATATTTCCCTCCTATATTATTAACTTCGCTTGAACTTTTATTCTGCCTTTTTTAGTAATATCTCCTATACTAACAACTATTGATCTACCTTTACCCCTTACTGATATCAATGAGTTCTCATATATTTCTTTTGATGGTGAAGTTATCTTTTCATAGTTTACAAAAACTCTTTCACCATTTATATATTTTAAACTATCTTGCCTTGATATATTATATAAACCACTGACTATACAATCTAATCTTTGTGATGATACTGTAAAAGATAGTTCTTTATAAGTTGGTAAAGTCGGAATAATATTTTCTTTAGATATTTTCTTTACAGTAACTTTATTTCTAGATACTTTATTTAAGTTTATATTTAAAAAATCATAAATACCATTCATCACCATAACTTGGCAAAAATTATCATGTATTATTATATCGCCTATCTTTTCTCTAACTATACCTAAATTAAGTATTGCTCCTAAATAATCCTTATGGGATATTTCTTTAAACTTAAAGTTACCTTCAATTTGAACTATTTCTAATTTATTTTCTATATCCTCGTATTCCATATAGTATGGGTATATAAATATGACTTTTCGTTCGGCGTCATCATAACCACCATCCACACTATATTTTATATCATCAAATGAGTTTAAAATGCCTATTGCATTTTTTACTTCGTAAGGATTTAAAAAATCAGTACATTTTACTTCATAATGTTTTAAGCAACTATTAATTTTATCTATTACTTTAAACATCTTATTTTTTAACTCTATGTCTTTTATATGATTAGTAAGTTTTATTTTATCCATTAATAACTACCTTAAATAAATATTGTTAGTGCTATATTTTTTAATAATATAAGTGCAAGTATAGTTACCATAGGTGAAAAATCAACTGGACCACTTGTATACTTATCCATTACTGATCTTATTGGTGCTTCTATAGGTTCTGTTATCGTTGATAAAACATCATAGAATTTACCTCCACCATTTGGTAGCCATGTCATAAAGCTTTTTATAACTATAATCCATGACAATATATCAAATAAATAATATAGCGATATTCCTATTGTACTTGTACCCATGTTTTCACCCTTTCTTATTAAAATAAAATTTATTTACTTTGCCAMTTGTACCYATGTTTTCACCCTTTCTTATTAAAATAAAATTTATTTACTTTGCCAAGGGAAAAGAGTTTTACTTTCTAACTCTTTTTTTATACTAGAGTCAATATCCACATTATTAGGTGCTAAAATAAAAATACCTTTAGAAACCTTTTGTATCCCACCATCTAGAACATATACTGCTCCATTCATAAATTCAAATATTGATTTACGAATACTTGGATCATTTAAATTTTCTAAATTAACTATAACAGCTTTTTTTTGTTTAAGATGATCTGCTATTGTAGTAACCTCTTCATATTTTTTAGGCTCTACTATAACAACTTTCATTGGACTTGATGTGTGTAAGTTAACTATTTTAGCTGTTTTAGTATTTGATATAGATGTAAATTGATCTAATTCTTCCTCTTCTTGATCTAATTCATCTTCAGGTGCATCAAACTCTTCCTCTTCTTCTTCTGTTATCCAATTTTTAAACTTATTGAATATTCCATCTGCCATTATTAACTTCCTCCTCATTATTTATTCTTTAGTTTATTATTTAACTTATTATTTATTATAATTTCGTTCACCAAATATTGATGTTCCTACTCTAACAATAGTAGATCCTTCTTCTATTGCTATTTTATAATCATTGCTCATTCCCATAGATAAATAGTTCATAGATACTTTAGGTATATTTAAACCTTCTATTTTTAGTGATAAATTCTTTAGTTTTTTAAATACTATTCTTATCTTATCTTCATCATCAGTAAATGGAGCCATTGTCATAAGTCCTTTTACATTTATATTATTGTATTTACTTGAAATATTTTTTATAAAGTCTATAACATCTTCTTCATCTAATCCATGTTTAGAATCTTCTTTAGATATATTTACTTGAACTAAACAATCAATTACTCTATCTATTTTTTCAGCTCTCTTTTGAATTTCTTCACATAGACCTTCTCTATCTAGAGAATGTATCATGTGTACTTTATCTATTATATATTTAACCTTATTAGTTTGAAGACTTCCTATTAAATGCCATCTAACTTTATCACCAATTACCTCATACTTTCGAGCTAATTCTTGAGGTTTATTTTCTCCAACATCTGTAACCCCACATTCTATAGCCTCTAGAACTTTATCTACATCTACAGTTTTTGTTACAGCTATAAGTGTTATATCATCACTTTTTCTACCAACAGTTTCTTTAGCATTTTCTATATTTAACTTTATAGTTTCTATATTTTCTCTAATAGTATTCATTTTATCACCTACTTATCTTTATATTTTTATTTAATATATTTGGCTTTACAATAATTTCATCATATATATCTACAGTCTTTATTCCTTCTTTCTGATTTTTATAATAATCTATAAATATAAAATCATCATCTTCATATAGTATGTTTTTTAATTCAATGAAATCTACCTTTTTAGTTTGTTGATTTAATACATACACACCTTTTTTATCGTTTAATTCTTCTACCGATTGTTTTGGTATCTTTAAACCTTCTATTTGTTTATATATTATATCAAATTCTGTTGCTCTTGTATCATAAATTTCTACATTTTGATTACTTATTTTAAATATAATTACATTATTACCTTCATTTTCATATATTTTTTCTACATATCCTTCTATATTTTTTTTATCTAATACTATTTCAACACTCTGCTTTTCCTCAAATATATCTTTATCTATAGATATAGCTATATACGAATAGTTACTTGATATAATTCTTGCTATAATCTCAGATTCTTTTATATATTCATTTTGTATATTTATATCTTTATAATTATTTTCCGTATTTTCTATATCTTTAGCTGTTATATTCTCCATATTTTCTATAGTATATATATCTTCATAACCATCATAATTATTAGACACAACTCCTGATGTAGGTATGTTTATCGAATTTAAATTTTTATTATTTTCATTAGTAAGTTTTTTACGTTGCTCTATCTTAGTATTAATTTTTACATCTATTAGTTCTTTACTAAAATTAGATTTACTATTTTCTTTATCTATTTTTAATGTTTCTATTTCTTCATTTAGCTTGTTTATAGTAGATTTATTTTCATCTAAATTTTTAATATTATTATATATAACGCCTATTGTATCTCCCTTTTTTAACTTTTCACCATTTCTAGCTGTAAAATTTATAGTTCCACTTTGATTTGATTTTACTAAATACTCATCTCTTATAATTAATCCTTTAGTAGTTACTTTTAATTCTACTTTTTCAGTTTCAATCACTAATGTATCAGTGCATTTTCCTATTAAATTTATAATAAATCCAAATAGTATATAAGTAAATATTATAAGAATCAATAAATTAGAGTGTTTTATATTTTTTATTTTTTTCAATCTTAAATCTCTCCAATCTATTTTTATTAAAACTTTTATAATATTTCTTCAAATAATATCTATTGTCCTTTTAATTATCTTTAAAAAAAACATTACATCGTTTGCTTATTTTCTACTAATTTAAATTTTATTCTTATCTTATAAAAAATCAAAATATTTAAATTTTATAATTTTTATTAAATTTAAATTCATATTCATCTTCAGTTGAAACTCCACAATATCTATGAGCATAATCTATAGCCTTTTGTTGCTCATTTGTTAATTATATTTCTGGNNNNNNNTTGTCCTTTTAATTATATTTAAAAAAAACATTACATCGTTTGCTWAWAATCAAAATATTTAAATTTTATAATTTTTAATACAATATTGTTTTTTTATGAATTAAAAAAGGTTAAATTTTTCAATTTAACCTTTTACATTTATACTATTAAATTATAATAATATCGTTATTATATTCATACTACCTTCATTTATTATTTTTTGTAATGTTTTTTGTATCTTAACTCTTATTTCTTCTGGCATAGTATAAAGTTTGCTTTGTAATTGCTCTTTAACTAAGTCATGTAAAGATTTTCCAAACATATTTGATGACCATAATTCACTTGGATTTTGTTCAAATTCATCTAACAGATACTTAATCATTTCTTCACCTTGAGTTTGATTTCCAACTATAGGAGATACTTCTGTAGATATATCTGCTTTTATTATATGAAGTGATGGAGCATTAGCTCTTAACTTTATTCCATATTGTTTTCCTTGTTTTATTATTTCTGGTTCTTCTAGACTAAGTTCATCTAATGATGGAGCTACTACTCCATATCCCTTAGTCTTAGCATCATATAAAGCATTCTCTATCTTATCATATTCATTTTTAACTCTTGATAATTTAGTTACAAGATTTAATAATTGATGGTCTCCATCTATTTTAAATCCACTCTTTTCTTCTAGAACATTGTAGAATAAATCTTGTTTAGCAGTTAAACCTATACTTATAACTCCTTCTCCAAGTTCTACATTATCTACTTCTGTATCTTCTAAGAATTCTAGTTCTGAGAATCCTTGAACTATACTATCTACATCTCTTAATTTACCTATTTCTGCAATACTTTGTTTTAATGTAAATATTATATTATTTTTAATCCAATGATTTCTTTCTAATCCTTCTACCCATTTAGGTAAATTTATTCTTATTTCATTTAATGGGAAGTCATAAAGTACTGTCTCCATTACATTTTCTATATCTTCTTCATCCATAGCTAAAACATTTAATGGTACTATAGGTACATTATATTTTTCTTCTAATTCACTTCTTAATAAATCTGTCTCTTCACTATCTGGATCTAATGTATTTAAAACAACTGCAAATGGCTTATTTAAAGATTTTAATTCATTTATTACTCTTTCTTCAGCTGAAATATAGTTACTTCTATCTATACCTGTTACAGAACCATCTGTTAATATTACTATTCCTAATGTTGAGTGGTCTCTTATAACTTTTTTAGTACCTATTTCTGCTGCTTTTTCAAAAGTCATAGCTTCTTGTGACCAAGGAGTTGATACTAATCTTTGTCTACCATCCTCCTCATGTCCTAAAGCTCCATCTACTATGTATCCTACACAATCAACCATTCTAACTTTTAAAGATACTGTATCTTTTATCTTTATTTCTACTCCATCTGCTGGAACAAATTTAGGCTCTACAGTCATTATAGTTTTACCTGAACCACTTTGTGGAATTTCATCTTGTGTTCTTTCTCTTTTAAACTCATTTTCTATGTTTGGTAACACAAGATTCTCCATAAATTTTCTTATAAAAGTAGATTTTCCTGTTCTTACAGGCCCAACTACCCCTATATATATATCTCCTTGAGTTCTCTTTGCTATATCTTCATATATGTTATTCATCAAGTTCCCCTCCTGCATATAATTTCTTAATAGATTATATTTTCATAATGGGACTATTATTCCAAATTTAAATTTCTTTTTAATAAAAATTAACCTTACTCATTTAGAGAACAATATCTTCTTGTTCCTAGTTTCTAATAAATTTATTAATCAGAAATTTATTATTTATTTTTATCWTBTVTATAVCTAVHTMTWWWKWWTWMTMRSMWTYWWAKWWYWWYWTWAWTTMTTWWWWGTAGRATAAATTTANTAATCAGAAATTTATTATTTATTTTTATCTAGGGTAGTCAAAAATTTTTATATATTTAAAATCATAATAAATAAAAAAGCTAGGATTAATATCCTAGCTTATCATTTACTATTTCTTCCATTTCATGTGTTTTATTTCTCATCATTAAGTTTATTACTACTTCATTAGGATTTAATCCGCTATGTAGTATAGAATATATAGCATTAGTTATAGGCATATCTACATTTAACTTTTTAGAAACTTCATATGCAACTTCAGTAGCAGTTATTCCTTCTACTACCATTTTTACTTCTGCCAAAGTCTCTTCTAAGCTTTTACCTTGACCTATAAGTATACCAGCTCTTCTATTTCTACTGTGCATACTTGTACAAGTAACTATTAAATCACCTATTCCAGATAATCCTGAGAATGTTGATGCATCTGCTCCCATAGCAACTCCTAATCTACTAATTTCTCTTATTCCACGAGTCATAAGCGCTGCTTTTGAATTATCTCCAAGACCTAATCCATCACATATACCTGCACCAAAAGCTACTATATTTTTTAAAGCTCCTCCAAGTTCTACTCCAATTATATCTGGATTAGTATAAACCCTAAACTTAGGCCCCATAAATACTTCTTGAACTTTTTGTGCTATTTCTAAATTAGTAGATGCAACAACTACAGTAGTAGGAATATCTCTTGCAACTTCTTCTGCATGAGATGGACCAGATAAAGTTACGTATGGATTATTTGGAAGTTCTTGTTCTACAACTTCTGATAATCTAAGTCCAGTTCCCTTTTCTAAGCCTTTAGCTACATCAACTATTATTTGTTCATCTTTTATAAATGGCTTTATTTGATTACATATACTTCTTATAGCTTGCGATGGAACTGCTAAAACTATAACAGTGCTATTTAGTACAGCCTCTTCTAAAGAAGTTGTAACAACCATATTATTTGGGAATAATACACCTGGTAAGTAATCTATATTTTCTCTAGTTTTATTTATTTTTTCAGCTTGTTTTTCATTAAGTGTCCACATGCTAACTTCATAGCCTTTTTTAGCTAAAGTTAGTCCCAGTGCACTCCCCCAGCTTCCTGTTCCTAATACACATACTTTTTCCATGTTAAACACCACCTAATAGTATTTAAATTTATTTTTTTTCACCTAATTTTCTTTCTGTTCCATTTAACAATCTTTTTATATTCTCTCTATGAGTATATATAACAGATACAGTTAAAAATAATGTAATTATTAAACCTTTATTATTTTTAGTAAATAACATCATTATAGGAGACATAGATATACCAACTATAGCTCCTAAAGATACATATTTAGTAACTGCTACTATAACTAAAAATATACCAAAACAAGATAATGCTAATACAGGATTCATGGCAATCATAGCACCTAAAGAAGTTGCTACTCCTTTGCCACCTTTAAATCCTAAAAATGCTGGCCAATTGTGACCACATACTACTCCAAATACTCCTAAGTATCCAGCTATAGCAACATCAACTCCAGATATAGAAGCTATTACTTTTCCTATTAGTACTGCTAAAACACCTTTTAATAAGTCTCCTATAAAAGTCATTGCGCCAGCTTTTTTACCTAATGTTCTAAGTACATTAGTGGTACCAGCATTTCCTGATCCTTGAGTTCTTATATCTACTCCTATCATTTTTTTAGCTATTATATAAGAAGTAGATATATTACCTAAAAGGTAAGCAATTATAATAATTAATACATAACTAAGCATATTTATTCCCCCTTAGTTAAATTTACTTTTTATTCTTTTCTCTATATTCAAATTGTACAGGTGTTCCCTCAAATCCAAAGTTTTCTCTTATTTTATTTTCAAGATATCTTTGATATGAGAAATGAGTTAAGTTCTTATCATTTATAAATAAAGTAAACTTAGGTGGTTTAACTCCAGTTTGAGATCCGTAGTAAATCTTTAATCTCTTACCTTTATCTGATGGTGGTTGATTTAACATCACCGCTTCACCTATTACATCGTTTAATGCAGAAGTTGATACTCTCTTAGCATGTTCACTTGCTACATATTCTACTGTTTCTAATACTTTATTCATTCTTTGATTAGTTTTTGCTGAAACAAATATTACTGGTGCATACATCATGAATGGGAATTTTTCTTTAACTTCTTTAGTATAATTTCCTAAAGTTTTATTGTCTTTTTCTATTAAGTCCCACTTGTTTATTACAAATACACAAGCTTTACCTTCATCATGAGCTATACCTGCAACCTTTGTATCTTGCTCTGTTATTCCTTCTTGAGCATCTATTACTATTAATACTACATCTGCTCTGTCTACTGCAGCCATAGATCTTATAACACTGTACTTTTCTACAGTTTCATATATTTTGCTTTTTCTTCTAAGACCTGCTGTATCTATAAGAAGGAATTTTTGACCATTTTTTTCCACATAAGTATCAACTGCATCTCTAGTAGTTCCTGCTATAGGACTTACTATAACTCTTTCTTCACCTAATATATTGTTAAGTATAGAACTTTTACCTGCATTAGGTTTACCTGTTATAGCAACTCTTATTATATCTTCATCATACTCAGTATTTAATCCTTCTGGGAAGTTTTGAACTACTTCATCTAATAAGTCTCCAAGTCCCATACTATTTGCACTTGATATTGCAAATGGCATTCCAAGTCCTAATTCATAGAAGTCATATACATTATCAAATTGACTTTGACTGTCTATTTTATTTACTACTAATATAACTGGTTTTTTAGTTTTTCTAAGTATTTGAGCAACTTCTCTATCTGCTGCTGTTAATCCTGATTTTCCATCAACTACAAAAAGTATTATATGTGCCATATCCATAGCAAGCATAGCTTGATTTCTCATACGAGATAATATTATATCTCCGTTATCAGGCTCTATACCTCCTGTATCTATTAATGTAAAGTAATGATTTAACCATTCTACTTCTGTAAATATTCTATCTCTAGTAACTCCTGGTGTATCTTCTACTATAGATATTCTTTTTCCTGCTAATTTATTAAATAATGTTGATTTACCAACATTCGGTCTTCCTACTACCGCAACTACTGGTCTATTATCACTCATAATAATCTCCTTTCTTATTTCAGAATTTTATCTACAAAGTCTTTACCTTCATTTAAACAAGGTACAACTTCAATTCCCATCATATCACTTAATTTTTCTAGTGTTATATTATCTAAGAATATTTCTTCATCAGCTTTTAGCATACTTCTTGGTATATATAGTGTTTCTCCTAAATCTTCACCTTTTAACTGGTCTAGTATATCAGTTGCTGTTATAAGACCTGAAACAGTTATTGTATCTCCAAAGAAGTTATTTATTATTTTATAAACATCTATTTCAACTCCTGGACATTTATCCATAACACATTTTGCCATTTCACACATAAATTCATATGCTGAATGTCCTGTAGCAATAGATACTTTCTTTGTCTTAGATATCTGGTCTTTTGATAAGTTTTCTAAACTATCTTTTATTTCTCTTTCAAGTTTACTTATCATACCTACTCCATTTTCAAATTGTATAAATCCTTCATACTCATCATAATCTAATAGCTTTCTGTTAGCCATCACATAAAACTCATCTGATAAAAATATAAATCTAGTTCCTAACTCTTTAAGATACTTTTTATGTAACTGTTCTACTTGATTAATTGTCTCTCCAGCTGTTTTTTCATTAAATATCTCTAAATTAGGTAAATGATCTCTATGCTTAGTTATTCCTACTGGGACAGCTGCCGCACTATTTACATAAGGATATAACTTAGCTAAATCAGATACTGTTCTTTCTAATTCATCCTTATCATTATAACCTGGACATAAAACTATCTGACAGTTCATTTGAATTTGTGCATCAGCTAATCTCTTCATTATACTATATAAATTTCCTGCAAACTTATTCTTTATCATAGTTTTTCTAAGTTCAGGATTTGTTGTATGTACTGATATATTTATAGGACTTATTCTATATTTTATTATATTATTTATATCTTCTTCACTCATATTTGTAAGAGTTACAAAGTTTCCTTGTAAGAATGAAAGTCTTGAGTCATCATCTTTAAAATAAAGAGTCTCCCTCATTCCTTTAGGTAACTGGTCTATAAAGCAAAATACACATTTATTTCTACAACTCTTAGCTTTATCTATTATTGGATTTGTAAACTCAATACCTAAATCGTCATCATAATCTTTTTCAATTTCATATATATATATTTCTCTATTTTGTTTTTGTATTTCCACTTCTAGATATTCATCACTTAATAAAAATCTATATTCGATTATATCATGTATTGGCTCTCCATTTATAGAAATAAGTAAATCTCCAACTTCTATTCCTAATTCTTCTGCAATACTGCC
Coding sequences within it:
- the ileS gene encoding isoleucine--tRNA ligase, which produces MAKFKSLVDSSVKQAEAEVSQYWNDINILEKTLEKGQNDPSFVFYEGPPTANGNPGIHHVIARTLKDSVCRYKTMNGYQVKRKAGWDTHGLPVEIQVEKELGLSDKQQIEAYGLDKFNEKCRASVFSFEKQWREMTERMAYEIDLDNPYITLDNNYIESVWWILDKFNKEGYIYEGHKILPYCPRCGTGLASHEVAQGYKEVKNNTVIAKFKRVDANEYFLAWTTTPWTLPSNVALTVGPEVDYVKVKQNDEVYYVAKALANKVLGEDYEVLAQMKGKDLEHVQYEQLMPFVQTDEKAFYVTCGDYVTTEDGTGIVHTAPAFGEDDYNLGRKYNLPVLQPVDESGKFTTTPWEGKFVMEEGVDVEIIKWLAHENKLFSKEKVAHNYPHCWRCQTPLVYYAKPSWYIEMTRLKDQLIANNNTVEWYPNFVGEGRFGNWLENLNDWAISRSRYWGTPLNIWKCECGHKQSVGSRAELAEKAIEDVNPETVELHRPYVDDIHLKCDCCGEPMTRVTEVIDCWFDSGSMPFAQHHYPFENKENFEELFPADFICEGIDQTRGWFYSLLAISTFVMGKAPYKRVLVNDLVLDKEGKKMSKSRGNTVNPFELFDQYGADALRWYLLYVSPPWTPTRFDVDGLKEVQSKFLGTMKNVYNFFTLYANTDEVNPKDFFVDYKNRPELDQWILSKFNNLKKEVEENLEIFELNKTVRMVQDFINEDLSNWYIRRSRRRFWATELTEDKKSVYNTTYEILTELCGLIAPFAPYISEEIYRNLTGEVSVHLSAYPKANLELINPQLEEKMDLVKNLVTLGRASREATRIKVRQPIQKVLVDGKFENTISDVVDLIKEELNVKEVVFAKDLGEYMNFSLKPNFKVLGPVLGAKMKFFAGALNKLNPNEVVPKLEAGETFTVEIDGENFEFNKEHVLVNISAKEGFNVSMENNLFVILDTTLTTELIEEGYAREFISKIQQIRKASNFDVLDNIDIDFCGDDEIAQAVENFKDYIKSETLALEINRVNDESLEKHNLNDHMTGIKVTRK
- a CDS encoding DivIVA domain-containing protein — encoded protein: MIAPIEIENKEFKKGLRGYREDEVDEFLDLVKEDYEQLYRENADLKEKIKLYQEQINKYENIEETLNATLITAQRAAEDTCSAANKKSKIIVEEADLKARQIIEQANNEVIEIRREYHSMVKEFKVFRNKFKSLLEDEIKSIDEIFYKIDEDHSGFDNTIMYNFENEAAVSSLD
- a CDS encoding YlmH family RNA-binding protein, which codes for MDKIKLTNHIKDIELKNKMFKVIDKINSCLKHYEVKCTDFLNPYEVKNAIGILNSFDDIKYSVDGGYDDAERKVIFIYPYYMEYEDIENKLEIVQIEGNFKFKEISHKDYLGAILNLGIVREKIGDIIIHDNFCQVMVMNGIYDFLNINLNKVSRNKVTVKKISKENIIPTLPTYKELSFTVSSQRLDCIVSGLYNISRQDSLKYINGERVFVNYEKITSPSKEIYENSLISVRGKGRSIVVSIGDITKKGRIKVQAKLII
- a CDS encoding YggT family protein, with protein sequence MGTSTIGISLYYLFDILSWIIVIKSFMTWLPNGGGKFYDVLSTITEPIEAPIRSVMDKYTSGPVDFSPMVTILALILLKNIALTIFI
- a CDS encoding cell division protein SepF, with translation MADGIFNKFKNWITEEEEEEFDAPEDELDQEEEELDQFTSISNTKTAKIVNLHTSSPMKVVIVEPKKYEEVTTIADHLKQKKAVIVNLENLNDPSIRKSIFEFMNGAVYVLDGGIQKVSKGIFILAPNNVDIDSSIKKELESKTLFPWQSK
- a CDS encoding YggS family pyridoxal phosphate-dependent enzyme — translated: MNTIRENIETIKLNIENAKETVGRKSDDITLIAVTKTVDVDKVLEAIECGVTDVGENKPQELARKYEVIGDKVRWHLIGSLQTNKVKYIIDKVHMIHSLDREGLCEEIQKRAEKIDRVIDCLVQVNISKEDSKHGLDEEDVIDFIKNISSKYNNINVKGLMTMAPFTDDEDKIRIVFKKLKNLSLKIEGLNIPKVSMNYLSMGMSNDYKIAIEEGSTIVRVGTSIFGERNYNK